The Trichoderma asperellum chromosome 6, complete sequence region GCCCTCGTCGACCGTACGCACAGCGCCGGAGAGCAGACTGGCGATGTCGTAGAGGTAGAGCCCATCAACATCTACGATGTGATCCACGCGGCCTGGGACTTGAGAGTCCAGCGACTGGAAGAGTTCGCGGCGCGGTATCTGGCGCATCGTCTGGAGTATTACATCGACGAGCCGGACTTCCACGAACTTATTCGAGAGAGCGCAGAACGTATCCAGAAGCGTGAAGAGACGGATACCATCGAATTGCTGGACGACATCCGTTATTACCTCTCTGAACGTTTCCGCCTGCGTTTCGAAGACGCCGGCCTGGAAGAAATGATGGACGAAGAAGGCGAGATTAACGCACAAATGGCTGCGGCGCTGGCAGACGGCGCACTAGATGCTCAGCCTGAAGCAAAGACAAACGAGAACGGCTTGACGACTGACGCTGCCAATGGTGATACAACAACTCCTCTTCCtgaggcaaagaagagcgAAGATGACAGCCAGCCTGAGGGAGATGCTATGCGGACGCTGGATGGAGAAACGGCAGAAGACGAATTTGCATCGGATGCGATTAATTATCAGATTCTGCTGCAAAAGATTGATGCCATGTTGGAGGGCTTGAAGCTGGATGCATGAATGGATGGGATACGGCGCACATATGCATGTTGCATTTATATATGGGATACTGATTCGATTCATAcaatgcatatatatacatggaGTATTCTTTACTTTGTCTTGTTACGTACTCTTTATTATCAAGGTTCTTTGACTTTCTTACATTCTTACATGTCTGTAAACCAAAATGAACCACAAGTACTAGAATATGTATTTGGTAACAAACTCAAACGCTGCAGTAAGCCAGCCTCGAAATACTCACAAAACacataaaaaagaaagaagaccGCCGCATATCGCTACCAGTCAAATTCACAAGTATCTAATGATACATgtcagaaaagaaaaagaaagcctcGCTCATGATTCCAATATACACTGCACACTAGATCtacccagaaaaaaaagaaacaaaaacaaaactcGCTTAATACTTCACAAGCTTGATCTTTGCTTGCAGCCCCTCCGGCAGATCCTCCAACTTGACCAATCCCAGCTGCACACAGTCTCCCCAGAAAAACATGGCCCGATCCTGAGCATAGCTCAAGTAGTCGAACTCATCCGCGCCGGGCTCCTCATCGGCGGGATTTCCGTCAAGGCCTGGCACCTTGGCCTGCACGATACCCCAGGCAATCCACTGAGCGCTGTTTGCCGGCTGCCACAGTCGCGCCTCGTCAATGAGTTCTCGTACCTGCTGGTCGATCTGCTCCTCGCGCGCCTTTTCGACCGCGCCCCAATCGCCACCGGGGTAGCGAGCGTCGAGCATGAAGTCAACAATGGAGCTGCTAGACGCCGTCGGCTGAAGAGATGGAGTGGCTGCACCACTAGCAGCGCCGCTGTCAACAGGAGTCATGCGAGGTGTCGAACTGGCCAGCGGGAACTGAGGGCGATGGTCCACGTATGCCCTGATAAAtcgcttctgctcttctaGAGTCGGGTAACGGTCTGCGTGGCAAGCAAAAGGGGCCACAGGGTCGTGGTAGTTGTACATCCATTCCGTGAAATGGTTGGCAAATTCGTGCCCAGCTGTGTTGGGACCTGCATACTCAAAATCGATGACGACAAGTTGTTTGTGCTTGTTGGCAGGTTGAAGGAGCGGTGACTTTTCATCATCGGGCCGGATCCTGAGAATATTGCCGTATTGAgtctgaaaaaaaaaatcagtcaGCTTTGGGAAGTGCATCTGAGTATCGAGATCCTTACATCGTTGTGCGCAAAGACAAGTCGGTCCTTGAGAGCCCTCTTGTCCTTGTAGCAGCCGTTCAAATAAGCCCTGTACTTCATTACCACATCTTTAAACTGCTCCCAGGGCACTCCGCACACGTAACCATTGGCTTTCCAAGCATGGGCGGCAGagtttctcctctctccttcgGGGGTGTTGTCCAACTCCTTATCCAAGAAACTGGTGATGCGGCCGACATTATCCAGCCACTGGTCCCAGTTCTTCCACACAGAAGCGCCATTCTCCCTCTCATGCAGCAGCACTTCAATTCCCTCGTGCAGCTCTCTCATACGCTTCGCAATCTGTCTCGAGGTTTCCGGCTCTCGTAGGTTCAGCGGGGTAAGCGTAATGGCATTGAAAAACTGCTCAAAACGACCATTCTTGAAGGTTCCTAGCAGGCGTGGACCAATCTTCTTACGCGCAAGTCGCTGCAACACTTGCAACTCATTCTCTCGGTCAATGAGGTGCTCCACTTGCGGTCCGTACACTCGAAGCAAGACTTTTGTCGGGGGCTTCCTGCCCTCGAGCTGCGGGATCCCAGCCGGTGGAGTGACGACATATACAGCGTTCGTCAAAGCGCCGCTCAGTCGCTCAACCGCCATGGCCTCGCCGCTGCCAAGGGGGATACGGCGCCAGCCCTTGAGCCTTAAAGTGTGAGCTATCCGTAGGATCTCATTCTTGAAAGTAGTCCatgcctctttctctttttcaacCTTGACTGAAACATCCTCTGCGCTGGCGCTACCTCCAGTGTAGCTCATAGTCTTGGAATTATCCAGCCAAGCATCGCAGCTGGGAACGATAGCGTCGCCATCAACATAGTCGGTATCCGAAGAAGCTGTGCGATGGAAGGACGAGCGCGAACCTGGTCGACGGTGCTTAGGGCCAACTCGAGGACTATATTTTGGTAGCGAAGTAAGCCCTATAGAAGCCATTGACGTCTCCAAAATATGCTGCAACCCGTCAAAAGAGATGTCGCTCGACTGGGAGCTCATGGAATTCGACCGTTCGCGCAAAGGTTGGCTGTGAGACTCGGTCGTAGCCGCAGTAGAATCTGCAGCCGCGGTCTGGTCGGACGGCGGTGATTTAGACTTGCGCCGACGAGGCTTCAGCTTCCTCGTCGCAGCCTTCTTGCGCTCACGCTCCAGCCATTCTCCAACTTGAGCCAATATCCGCTCGCTCTGGTGGTTGCGGCGGTGGTTATGGTGATGCGACGTCAATGCTGAATCCTCGACGGGTCTCAAAGCTGGCGAGGCGCTCGCAGAAAGCTTGCCGCTGAGGCGACGAGTTGGGGCTGTCTGTAGACCACGACGCTGCTTGGCGTGATGCGAGTCATCTTCGATATAATCCTCGGGGACAGGGTCCGCAATCTGCACCGCTATAACGAGTGTAAGCTTAGGGTCGGCAAAGTATTCCACATCTCCTTGTCCCAATTTTTTACCTCATCGGCCTGAGATAACACGACGAGTAAGGCACGCAAGGGAAATTGTAGACAGAGGCCAACATCGTATTCACCCCCACCAGTTGAACCCCGCTGCATCAGGCGAGCTTGTCATGATAGTAGCAGCGCCGCAACACCCAAAGCCAACATGGAGGCACTGTCCAGTCCACAGGCGAAAACTTCTCGAGCGTCCAAATTCGTAGTTCAAAGGCGATGTAACTTCCTCTGGTCCCATTGGCTGCGAAATCATGTCCTCAACGTACCTTTGAGAGTGCCGCTGGCAGGTGGAGTTCGAACTGCTTCGTCGTCGGCCTTGAGTGCCGAGCGCAAAGGCGTCGGCGGATGCGTGCCTGGCGTTTCGGCCATTTAAGCGAAAGCAAGGGATAGATTCTCTGCAAGTGTGGCGAGAGAGGAATGCGGCAGCTGTGCGCCTTTTGATTTGATTCAGAACGATTCGAAGCGAGGCGCGAACGAGTTGTCGTGGGGGTCTCGAATGTCTCAAGCCccaacaaacaaaaagatgGTCAGAGGAAGGGTCCCAGTGGCAACAAATCGTGACTTAGACAACCGCTACATTCACTGTTATTACCGCCCGAGCAGCAATAATggaaaagaatgaaaaagagagaacaaGTGAAATTGCGTCGAAGTGAAAAcgagagaagacaaagaaggggaGGAATGAAAgtgtagaaaagaaaagggtcCGGGGGAGTACGAAAGCAGCACTCGTGACCAGTGACGGCGGGTTGGCTGGGGGTTACAGACTTGACAAGGCCTAGGACGGTCTATGCGAACGCCACGTTTTTTTTGTGTTACCCAAAGGCGACAAAAAAGTTCTGATAAGGGATCCAGGATTGACTAGGCCTGACTATAAGAGGAGGGATCCTCAGGAGACTAAGGCGTGAAGGGGCCAACTGGATGACGTACGGGGAGCGCCGTGGCTTTGTCTTTGCGTCGACTTGTGCCTTTTCTCTCGACTATTGGTTTCCACGTTGTAATTAATGATGGAGTTTTTCTATCCAGAGAGTTTGAGCCGTCATGTCACGGCCCGTTGCGCCGTCAAACTGCGTAGGGTCTTGATGCTGGCAGCCAACTAAGCAATACGTAAATGCATCCCACGCCTAGCAGCATCCAGTCGCAGACATGTGATTTTGGGGGTCTCTCTGCCTACCCAAGATGGTAAAATCGTCCAATAGTAGTGCCACCCAACTTTCTCAGCAACTCAACAAAACTGCGAGCTCAGCCTCGCTCTTGTTCCTTCTCCTGCGTGATGCATATACTATAACCACAACCCTGacggcctcttctctctctcggtcGCCGCAAGAGGAAATCTCATGCGTGCCTCCAAAGCGCTGAGGCCTGTCCCCAAACCCACTTTTCTTATCTCGGCATGGAACGGTTTTGTTGCTCGCGTGCGCACTTTTTCCCACGCCAGTCCGCCGGTCCTATTTCGTTCTATTGGCTCTAATACCTAGCTCTAGCAGCTCTAACGGCTCTAATTAGACATAACAAACAGTAATggtagtacggagtagtactGTACTTATATaacaagggaaagaaaaagcgagGAAGCGAGCACCCATCAGACCCAGTCCTCGCTAGCAGCCAACCAGTCCCTCGTCACCTCCGCTCCCTCGTTCCTCATAGCCCAGGCAATCGCCTCAACAACATCGTCTACAATCACCGCAGGCTTGTACCTCGGCTCTCTCTGCGCCGCCGTCTCTTTCCATACTCCAGTCTTGACCAAAATCGAGATCCACTCCGTGCCGTCGTCCGGCGCGAACTCGTTGGCGCCGCGGATGTCGCTTTCCGGATTGTCGCCAATCATGTACACTCTCTTCAGTGGTCGCTTCTTGTCGCCCTTGCCGTGGTGATTCAGCAGCCTATCGTGTGCGTACTGGTAAGTGTGCCGGAATGGCTTGCCCAAGGCGCTGAACTGCAGCTCGGCGCCACCCGTCGATGCGGCCCACACTCCCTTGAGCGCCTCGACAAAGGCGCCGGTGCCGAATCTGTTGACGGGGAATTCCGTCTTCCACAGCAGGTCGAGGTTGGAGAACCAGAGCTGTGGCTGGCCGTCTTGCTGCCATCCGTTGTTGGGGAGTGATGCGTCGCCGTTCTTGTCGGATATCGTGCCTAGATAGCCGCGATGCGAGATGAGCAGATCGTGGATCACCTGGATGTCCAGGGACCAATCCCTTGGGTCGTTCCAGACAAGGATCTGGTCAATCTTGAGCGCATTTGCCGGTACGTCCTTGCTGTAGGGATCGATTGTGTTTGATACAACCTTGCCGTCGGGAAGAGGTCTTGATTCTTTGTGAAGGCTCTCTCTCAAGTTGTCAAAGGGATATACCTTGTCGTTGGCTTCGATGATGTCTGCAGGCGTCACAGCCCTAGCAAACCCGTATCTGCGCCCGCCTTCGTGTTAGCATAATCGTTTCTCTACCCAAAATGTCACAGAGGGCATGGGTTGGCACCGACTCATTGGCTACCCTGCGAGCAGTCTCTGGGTGAGATCCCGTAATCAGCACTGTCCCCTGCTTCTTTATCTGCTCATCCCACCCTCGCATTGGCGTGTGCGACAGGATGATCCTGTTGCGGATgacatcctcgtcctccgaCAACTCAAGCCGCTTGGACAATGATCTGAACTTCGCATCTTCATGGCTGCCGCCACCATTGGTTAAGAAGACGTATCGGGCGTCATGCGCTCTAATCTTCCTCAGCATCTCTCGGGCCCCTGGAATTGGCCTTGAGCCCTGGTATAAAACTCCATCGATGCTGTGATTCTCCCATAATTAGTTATAAGCTTATCAAGGACAAGACTCTGTGTATGCCACTTTGAACAATAACAAGACTAGGGTATGA contains the following coding sequences:
- a CDS encoding uncharacterized protein (EggNog:ENOG41), producing MSRTRLLSRCRLIPGSRLGFIAQPAPAFSNFRASATRTSTGKRGFHVAASLREKAKSPSQSFKQGAVNGDAHKALSDIAFAFDIDGVLYQGSRPIPGAREMLRKIRAHDARYVFLTNGGGSHEDAKFRSLSKRLELSEDEDVIRNRIILSHTPMRGWDEQIKKQGTVLITGSHPETARRVANEYGFARAVTPADIIEANDKVYPFDNLRESLHKESRPLPDGKVVSNTIDPYSKDVPANALKIDQILVWNDPRDWSLDIQVIHDLLISHRGYLGTISDKNGDASLPNNGWQQDGQPQLWFSNLDLLWKTEFPVNRFGTGAFVEALKGVWAASTGGAELQFSALGKPFRHTYQYAHDRLLNHHGKGDKKRPLKRVYMIGDNPESDIRGANEFAPDDGTEWISILVKTGVWKETAAQREPRYKPAVIVDDVVEAIAWAMRNEGAEVTRDWLAASEDWV